The DNA segment CCGTATTTTATGCCCTACCAGGATATTAGCACGGGTTAGTTAGATTAACCCGTAAATTTTAACTATAGTAACTTTAACATATTGCCATAACTCCGTGTATCCCCTCATGTCGTTGATCGATTCTGGCTCTACTCTAGAATTTGAGCTAGGGATACCTAAGAGCTATTTTTATGAAAAAAATACCTTTTATTTTTCAGATTTGGCAATTTACAGTTCCCTAAAGGCGTTTTCATGATTGAGCCACTAGATTCAGTAGTAGTATCAATCCAGATAAAGATTTAAAATTGAAAAGTTTTAAATTTCCACTAAACTTGAAAACACACTGCTGTGGCTAAAACCCAAGGATGACGCAACATCAAAGTTGAGAATAAAAGTCATTCCCTACAAATCCAGGGATTACTACTAGACTCATCCTGATGTCGTTATACTGCAATGTGATTACATTGTTATGTGGATCATCAGGAAATTCAATCCTGAGTTTTGTAGTTTCTTAAATATTCCCAAGTAGAAACTGCGTTTTTACGCCATACTGCTGTTAATCTTATTAATTTTTGTGCAAAGTGATGGTCATGGCTCCTGCCAAGATTCTTGTAGTTGATGACGACCCTGCGGTTCGGAATTTAATCCAACGCTTTTTGATAAAGCAAAACTATCAGGTGGAGGCTGCCGAAGATGGTAAGACAGCCTTATCTCTATTTGAGCAATTTAACCCAGATTTGGTAATTTTGGATATCAACTTACCAGATGTCATTGGGTTTAACCTCTGCCAAGAGATGCAAAGTCGTAATGGTGTTTTTGTTCTGATGCTCACTAGCCGTGCGGACGAAGCTGACAAGATTCGCGGCTTTGCTAAGGGTGCTGATGACTACCTCACCAAACCCTTTGGTCTAGGAGAACTAGAAGTCAGAGTCGGAGCTATTTTAAGAAGACAGCGCGTTGTCACCACCGCAGAACAGAAACGGTTAACATTTGAAAAACTGATGATTGACCCTGTACGGCGAGAGGTGACACTTAACAGCCAAGCTGTACCCTTAACTGCTCTAGAATTTGATCTGTTACATTTCTTAGCCAGCCATCCTGGCCGAGTGTGGCGACGCGCCGAACTAATTCAAGAGGTCTGGGACTACGAATATGTAGGCGACCAGCGAGTTGTAGACGTACATATCGGTCAAATTCGCAAAAAGATCGAAGTGGACGCTAGCCAACCAGCATTGATTCAGACTGTGCGCGGGGTAGGGTATAAATTTGAATGTCCCACTCACTCCCAAGTAGAAACCAATGCTTGAATGTGTGGTTCATAGTCTAGGTTTAAATAATTATTTTTACACTTAGACTAGATAATTTCTGCCTATAGTTAAAAACTAGATTAATCAAATCGCTCAAAGACGTGCAATGAAGTCAGTATATGAGCGATATTTTCATGTCAATAACCAGAAGTTTATTTAAATAGAAAAATTCTCATGGACACGATATAGCGTATCCATGATAGGACTAAGTAAGATATAGTACCGTGCGTACCAGCACTTGAGAATGTCTGGTACATTAGCTGTTTGTGGCAAATCGGTACGAGACATTTCTACTTAGCAGTGATGAAATAAAGTTTCTAAGTAAACACGAGCAGCACGGCGATCGCTATCTCCGTTTTGTAGTAAAAACAATGACAGTGCTGCCGTTAAGACACGATTTTGATCCCAATCAGGATGTGTTTCTAAGTAATTTTTCAGAGAATCATGGAGAGTTTCAGGGATTTCTGTAAAAATACTAACTGTCGAGTTCATAACATTTTCCTTCTTTGAGGTCAGTCAAGGGAATAGATTGCTTGTAGTTAGCTAGTTGCAGATAACCATCCGACAGACATCGATTTTTGGTTTTAATGTCAACGGTTGAACAAACTACAAACCCAGGTCGAATCATTGTGCGATATGAGGGGGTGGGTTTGTCAATGCTGCGAAATGTTAAAAACGGTTGTATAAAAAACAGACCTGGACGCAACAATCAGGATCAAAAGTCGATTTTTGTTACATTACGTAATGAAAACTCAGTCCTTACCAATTATTAAACACGTAAATTAAAAATCCCCAGTAAGACAGCAACAGCCTATTTCCTCGTAGACCATCTGTGGAAAACTATGAAAATCCCTGTGGAAATCCTGTGGAATCAGTGAGGAAAATTTCACCGAATGATAAGAATTACAAAAACATAATCTTTTGATAACAATTCATCCCATAAAAATCGCGTCACCGTCCCAGTTATCTTCGATACATCCCCAGATTTGGGTTTTAGCGATCGCCAGATGTCCCTCAGAAGTTGGTTCAGGCTTTACTATGTCTTACACCCCCATCTTTTTGTTAACCAGATGGGTCTATATTTGCCATAGCAGGCGTTTCTATTCATTTCCCCATTAAATCCCTTTTCTGGACTTGCTGGTTCCTTGATTGCTCCCCCTACCTCAATTATGTTTGAGGGAATAGGGAGTAGAAAAGTTAATTTTCATTCTTCCTCATCTCCCAATCCCCAGTCCCCAGTCCCTAACGCCTGCGTTCTTGCAACTTCCGATAAACTGCCTTTATATCTACTTGATGGTGAGCCAAAGCCACCAAAGTGTGGTATAGCAAATCTGCCACCTCACCAGCGATCGCCTCTTGGTCGTCATCCTTACAAGCCATGACGACTTCAGCCGATTCCTCACCAATCTTCTTTAAAATCTTATTATCGCCACCTGCAAACAACTTGCTGGTATAGGAACTTTCTGTAGGGTGATTCCGGCGATCGCAAATCACCTGAAATACCTGGGATAATGTATCCCCTGGTGGCGCCACGATTTTCCCTTCCACCTGATGAAAACAACTGCGTTCGCCAGTATGGCAAGCAATATCTCCAATCTGCTCCACCCCTACTAACAGTGCATCACTGTCACAGTCATAACGTATGCTTTGTACCTTTTGGGTATGGCCAGAAGTTCCGCCCTTATGCCAGAATTCCTGTCGGGAACGACTCCAAAACCAAGTTTCCCCTGTATCTAAAGTCTTTTGTAAAGACTCCCGATTCATCCACGCCATCATTAGGACTGTGCCATCCAAATAATCTTGCACAATTGCTGGCACTAAACCCCGTTCATCGTAGCGGATTTCTTCGACGGGGATAACATTTTGTGGTGAGAGTGAATCGATGAAGGACATACCAGCTAAATTTAATGAGAATGATTCATAGTTTCACGATACCATTCTGTATAGAGCAGCTGGCATGATTTTTTCGAGTAAAATTTTTCATCCTTGTAAAACAACAGTCCTATCCATAGCCGACTGCATCCTGACAGCGCTTGAAGCAACATGATGGGCTTTTGAAACTTCCCCATACCAATGGATTGCCGAGTTAAAAGCTGCCCGATAAAGGTCTTGATGAGACTGCGATAGTTGAGCGCGGACTTCTAAAGGCAAGTCTTCGTTGGACTTGTATAACATATTGTTATTTTTTTGGTTCTGCTTATTTTATACGATAGAAGTTCTAGGCGATTTTTAACCCTATCCTGAGATAGAGCTTTTTTTGTTGCCCATTGTTAGGAGAGACCCTTGGTAAATACCACTATTAAAACCACAAAATCACAAGAAATCTTCGCCGCCGCCCAAAACCTGATGCCAGGTGGTGTTAGTTCCCCTGTGCGCGCTTTTAAATCTGTAGGGGGGCAACCCATTGTATTTGATCATGTAAAGGGTGCATACATCTGGGATGTAGATGGCAACCAATACATTGACTATGTAGGCACTTGGGGGCCTGCTATTTGCGGTCATGCTCATCCAGATGTCATCGGGGCGTTGCATGATGCTTTAGAAAAAGGTACTAGTTTCGGTGCGCCTTCATTCTTGGAAAATGTTTTGGCGGAAATGGTCATCGCTGCTGTTCCCAGCATCGAAATGGTAAGATTCGTCAACTCAGGGACAGAAGCTTGTATGGCTGTATTACGGCTTATGCGGGCTTTCACTAACCGGGAGAAAGTCATCAAGTTTGAAGGCTGTTACCACGGACACGCCGATATGTTCCTGGTCAAAGCCGGCTCTGGTGTAGCCACACTAGGTTTACCCGATTCCCCAGGTGTGCCAAAATCTGCAACCAGCAGCACTCTCACAGCCCCATACAATGACCTCGAAGCTGTGAAGGCTTTATTTGAGGAAAACCGCGATCAAATCGCTGGTGTCATTCTCGAACCAGTTGTTGGGAATGCTGGGTTTATTACTCCTGATGCCGGCTTTTTGGAAGGACTGCGGGAACTAACTCACGAACATGGAGCTTTACTCGTGTTTGATGAAGTGATGACCGGTTTCCGTATTGCTTATGGTGGCGCTCAAGAAAAGTTTGGCGTTACACCCGATTTGACGACTTTAGGCAAAGTTATCGGTGGTGGTTTGCCAGTAGGAGCCTATGGTGGTCGTCGGGATATTATGTCCATGATTGCGCCTGCGGGGCCTGTATATCAAGCAGGAACGCTTTCTGGTAATCCTTTAGCAATGACAGCCGGAATTAAAACTCTGGAGTTATTACAAAAGCCCGGTGCTTATGAGTATCTAGAGCGAATTACTAAGAAGTTAGCCGATGGGTTACTACAAGTTGCCCTGGAAACAGGTCATGCAGCTTGCGGTGGTCATATTAGCGCCATGTTTGGCTTATTCTTCACCTCTGGCCCTGTGCATAACTATGAAGATGCCAAAAATTCTGACACAGCTAAATTTGGACGCTTCCATCGCGGTATGTTGGAGAGGGGTGTTTACTTAGCACCTTCCCAATTTGAGGCTGGTTTTACCTCTTTAGCTCACACTGACGAAGATATTGACCAGACAATTGCGATCGCCCGCGAAGTTCTATCTAGTATCTAAATACTAAGTGCGGAGGGCTGAGTTATTATACTCAGCCCTCCAAAATCAGAACTTTTTAACAGCCACAGCCATTATGGTTACAGCCTTTTATAGTTTTGTGACCTTCGGCACAGCCTTCAGAACAATAGTATTTACCCTCTTTGTTGATGGCATCTTCTACGGAAATGATGCACAAGCAACTCGGACAGGCACATTTCATTTGAGTTACGGTTGTCATAATTATTTCCTCCGTTTTCACTTGTGATTACACTACAATACCTGAACAGATGTTCAAGTATTGCTTAATAAAATGTAACAATTAGGTTATATAATACGTTTGGCTACTCTCAGAAATTCAAAGAGTCGGCACAACTTCCATTATGGGAGACTCTAAACTATAGCTCTTACCACTAAATTCATAGGTGAATACAGCTTTGACTTTTTTTGCACCACTAAAGCCTTGAGCATTAGTTAAATAAAAGCCTTGTTCAAAAATTTGTAATCCAGCCAAATTAAATGGTTGTACTACCTGAGAAATCAAAACTTTATTATTATCTGCTTGTTTAAGTTCGACTTTCTGCGCGTTGATATTTAGATGATTGAGAGTCAAATTCTCTAGTCTCAACCTGACAACAGCGTGACCAACTGGGTAATTTTTTACGGCACCAGGAGGTGGTATCAATGTTTCATATACTTCTAAAAGATTAACGTTCAAACTGAGAGCAGGTTTTTGGGTATTTTGTACCATAATTGTTGTTTGGATGGGTGATTCAGTGGTGGGCAAAGACATCAGTGTAATAGAGGCTATCAAGAAAAGATAATCAAACACCCTAACCTCCATCTTTGTTTATGGCTATTTTTTGAATTTTTAGTATAGCTTGCTACACCAATTTCCACCGCAGCAAAGGCACTAATGGCTCAAAGATATATCTCTAGTTAGTATTACTGATCTATCCATATTATTGAAAATAATCTTGAGTATAATAACTGAAAAAAATAAGTTTTAAACTACAGTTATGTAGAAAAAATAGCAATCTCCATTCGTGAAAAGTTCCACAAGAAAATATTTAGACTCGACACTATTTGTTAGTATAAGTATAATAAATCATTCAATGATGAGAATCGCTTTACGTAACCCAGGTACAACTTTAGGAATTCTTTAAAGGAGTTCCAGCAAAAATTACCTAGTAAGAGTTGATGTTATATCTCAATAATTGAAACAGAGCATAACGCTTTCTATTATTTATTCGTGCAGCGAGTTGACAGTGCATGAGCTACTGCATTAATCCTACCTGTCCAAATCCAGAAAATGTAGCATTTAGCCAAAAGTGTGAGGCTTGCGGCTCACCGCTACTGTTGCGCGATCGCTATCGGGTGCTGAAACCATTGGGTCAGGGTGGCTTCGGTGCAACCTTTTTAGCCCATGATCAAATATTGCCAGGGGAACCAAGTTGTGTAATTAAACAATTACGTCCTTCAGGAACAGCACCACACATTTTGCAGATGGCGCGAGAACTATTTGAGCGAGAAGCCAAAACCTTAGGCACAATTGGCAATCATCCCCAAGTACCGCGATTGCTAGACTACTTTGAAGAGCAAGAACAATTCTACTTAGTTCAGGAATATATCAGTGGTTCCACTCTTCAACAGGAAGTCAAACTTAATGGCACTCTGAGCGAACCAGGCGTAAAGCAATTTTTAAGTGAAATTCTGCCCCTACTGCAATACATCCATGAGCATAAAGTAATTCACCGTGATATCAAACCAGCCAACTTAATTCGCCGTTCTCAAGATGCCAGAATGGTATTGATTGACTTTGGTGCGGTCAAAAACCAGGTCAGCCAAGCAATTACAAACCAATCCGCAAACACAGCACTAACGGCCTATGCAATTGGTACTCCTGGTTTTGCACCTCCAGAGCAAATGGCAATGCGTCCAGTTTATGCCAGCGATATCTATGCCTTGGGGATAACTTGTGTATATCTATTAACAAGTAAAACACCTAAAGATTTAGATTATAATCCCACAACAGGTGAAGTCATGTGGGAACATTTGGTACAAGCCAGTGACCACCTGATCGGTGTGCTGCGGAAAATGTTGGAAGTATCAGTACGCAGTCGTTACCAGTCAGCCACAGATGTACTTAAAGCCTTGGAAATCGAGCCATATTTAGAAAGTTTGGCTCAGGGATTGCTAGTGAAATCAGAGAAAGAGCAAACATCCCAACGTCCAGAAAATTCTGCGGTTTTATCTAGCAGTTCTCCTGTGGCCGCGACTAGTGTAGGTGGTGTAGCACAGGTAGCCGCCGCAATTAGAGCCAGAAGAGCTAAAGATGCAGCAGCAAAGCTAGCAATATTACCTAATAGCAACAGTAATGGTAACGGATTGCCAACTCAACAATCCAAAGCTGGACGTAGACTAGATAGCCAAACTTTGATGAAAGCTTATCTTAAAGGGAGGCGCGACTTTGCTCTTCATAATTTAAATTTCCTTAATCTCCAAGGAGTTGACTTATCAGAAACAAATTTTCACTCAGCTCAACTTCAAAGCGCTAATCTCCAAGGAGCTAATCTCCATAACAGTGATTTTGGCAGAGCTAGCCTGACACGCGCCAACCTTAAAGACGCTAATTTAAATAAAGCTTATTTCAATCATGCCGATCTAGAAGGAGCAGACCTACGTGGTGCAGACCTCAGTCATGCTTATCTCAGTAATGCTAATCTTCGTGGAACTAATTTGTGTGGTGCTAATCTTACAGGGGCAAAAATTACTGATGAGCAATTAGCATTAGCAAAAACTAACTGGATGACGATCCGTCCTAACGGCAAAAGAGGTTTATTGTAACTAGACAATTATAATCTAGGATAGATATAGCTTTTGGACAATAATTAAGAAGTTAATATCAATTTAGTCCTGTAAATAATTATAGGCTGCTTAATTTTTTAACTAAAAAGGTATTTTAAGCCAACTTAATTATCTACTATTTACCTGCAATATTTTGTAGTAAATATAAGATTATATATGCTTATTTTCACCCTGAGTTTTGTTTGATAATTAGAAAAATAAATCACTGCAAATATATGTTCAAATTTCCAGATATAGATATGACAGTTCAATTACAAGACAAAGAAATAGAACGGCGTTTGAGCTTATATCAAATATTTATTTCTTTATATGAACGCCATAGCAATCTTCTAAATGAAATTTTACAATTAGATAATATAGCTCAATCATCATTGGCTAGTCCAAAGTTTTATTATGTACAAGGAGTAGTCAATAAATCAACCATCTGTATCGTCACAAATCTATGTGAGAATCAAACGCAGACTTTACAACAATCACAACATATTTGGACAATAGGGCGCGATCGCCACAACGGCATTTGCACTTATGATAAATTATTATCTCGTCACCATGCAGCAATTAAGTATGTAGAAAATCAAGGTTTTTTATTAATAGATTTTCAAAGTACAAATGGTTCTTTTGTGAATGGGGAACCGGTTTATCAACCGATTATCCTTAAAGATGGCGATCGCGTTCGCTTAGGGAGCTTAACTTTTGATTTTTTCTTAAATAATAACTGCCGGATGCTACCAGCATTAGCAGGAGATTTACTAAAACAAATAATGCTACAAAAACAGAATGATTCCCATGAAAACTCAGATAATACCTTACAAATTCCTATAGATTCTAAATATATAGAAAATTTAAAATATGGAGAATATGATTTAAGCTCTGAGCAAAAATCCGATATTTTAGATCAATTTTTTCAGAGACAAGCGTAATTAAATCTTGAAATAAAGCTAGAACAGTTTAGCTTGGTTTAAAGACTAGTAAAGAAAAGCAATTTTTATTTATCTGAGATGTTGCCAATCGCTAACATCTTAGATAAGTAAATTTATATCGTTCAAATCATATTTTCTATTTCTCAATTATTAATAAATTGCCTCTTGATGACGTTGAATCGTTTTTGTATATTACTAGGTAAATATTTTTTTAAGAAAATTCTTAACTGATTGTGTCGGATACATTTTTCTAATGCTGGAACCCAACTATCTGATATACCGACATATTTTGCAGCTTTAAGAGTATCGTTAAGAGCGTCTAACTGAGCGCCTTGTACCTTCATTCGTAAAATCTGATCTTCTGTAACATCTTTCTCAAAACAAGCAGGTAAATCCATACCTAAAATCCGAAAGTGCAGAATATTCCGGATACATTTTTCACAACGACAACAGTTGCGATCTTTTTGATCTCCTTCCCAACAAACTCTCAAGTTTTGTAATACTTCTTGGCTATTTGCAATGGCTCGGATCTTCTCTAAACGGGTAAAGGCTGCACCATCATGAATAATCCGAAAACTATTGCTTGATAGCAAATGATCTGTGACTGGATTAGAAGGATAAAGACGGGAAGGCTCATTATAAGAAGAAGAACTAGGAATTAAACCTGCTGTATATCCACGTTGTAGCAAGCTAAGACAAGACGCAAGTGCAGTTACATAAGTATTTTCCCAATTTAATTTAGTAAATAGACGTAAATTAGTTGTCATTGTTATTAATTCTGCACCCACACTAGATAGGATATTTTTTGATTTATAAACTGCATTATTAAAAACCTCTTTTTCTTCCAAAGGGATATCAAATCCGTGTATCATCAACCCTGCTTGTAAGTTGCGTTGTATTTTAACTAAATTAGGGGTGCGATGTTGAAATACAGTAAAGCAGCTATCTAAACCTCCAGAAAAAGTGCTAACAATTTTGTCTAAATCTGTGTTTTTATCTGGTTCTTTTACAACTTCTGCATGAATATCAACTAATTTGTAAACATTTGGTCTCCAAGAATGCCAAGCAGCTTGAAATTCTGCCAAATTTTGTAAAAGAGATGGAGAAACTTCACCATGAATGATTAAATTTTTATCCTGTTTCATGGCGATTAGTATGGTTGCCAGAACAAAGGGATCACAACTTTGAGTAATTATTTTTTCATGTTCTACAGGTATCTGAAACCAAAGAGTATCATTTTTTTTTTCGAGTTTTCAACGGTAACATTTATTGTTAATGTACCTTCATTCTCAACTATTGGCTCTTGCCATACATGAATTTCACTCATTAGAACACACCCTGATCTTATAAAAATGTTGATAAAAGAGTTAACTGTGAATAAATATCAAATTTCCACTTTTTCTTGTTGGATTCCTCCTCGTTCACTTGATTCCAATACTTGCTGAATGGAGTTTTTTATCTGAGAAGTATCTTTAACAAATTTACAAAATGGAATCTGCTTTGTCCAAGCCTGGTAAAAAGATTCATTTTTGTAGTAACTGTTTGGAAAGAAAATATGAGGTATTTTTAAAAGTGTAGAGAGAATATGTCCATGTAATCGGTTAGTTATTACTAGCTTATGTTGTTGGAGTTGGTAAATGCCACTGTGCATTAAACTCCATGAATACTGGTGCATTTTTGGATTGTATAATTCTTGGAAAATATTAGTATATGGATGCAAGTATTGCCATTTTTGTCTAGAAAGCCAATCAGATGGATTTGCCAAGCCTTTTTGCCATCCTTCTCTAAATAAAGCAGATCCATAACGCATAAGTAGGTTGTTAGGATGTCCTACTTTCCATTGATATGAAGCCCAATCATCAATTTGTAAATTGGGAATTTCCCACATATTTTCTGTAAATTCTTGATTTAGTTCTTTATCTTGCCTACAAAGATATAGAATCGACGATTTGGGAGTAACAATATCATGAATACTAGGTAAATCAGTCATTTGAAAAGCCATATCTGGGGCCTTAAAAATATGACATTTATCAAAAGCTTCACTTGCCAACTTGTAACTACGTTCATCACGAGTAAATAAAGTTAAATTGGGATGACCATTAAATATATCTGCTGCTTTTTTTAAATTCGCAGAATCACGGAAATATATACTTTGGGGTAAGATGACAATTGGGCGATCGCGATACGTAGAAATAATGTATTCCCGAAAATTCTGATAATCAGGCCATAAATCTCCTAAATTTCCGCCTCCCGTAAGAACTATAGGGGAGTTCTTAGCTTTCTCTTTTAAAGTGGTAGGAGAAAAATCACCCACACTAGAAGCATATTTTATTTTTACACCTTTAACTTTAGTTAGATAGAATACACCACCAAGCCATATTAAGTGATCTCCTATGTTGGGATATGCTGGATAGTCTAGGAATGCACATGATTCAAAACTCTCCATTTGTCCTAAGGATTTGTGCAAATATTCCTTCAGTTGATGA comes from the Nostoc sp. PCC 7120 = FACHB-418 genome and includes:
- a CDS encoding response regulator transcription factor, whose product is MAPAKILVVDDDPAVRNLIQRFLIKQNYQVEAAEDGKTALSLFEQFNPDLVILDINLPDVIGFNLCQEMQSRNGVFVLMLTSRADEADKIRGFAKGADDYLTKPFGLGELEVRVGAILRRQRVVTTAEQKRLTFEKLMIDPVRREVTLNSQAVPLTALEFDLLHFLASHPGRVWRRAELIQEVWDYEYVGDQRVVDVHIGQIRKKIEVDASQPALIQTVRGVGYKFECPTHSQVETNA
- a CDS encoding DUF2811 domain-containing protein → MNSTVSIFTEIPETLHDSLKNYLETHPDWDQNRVLTAALSLFLLQNGDSDRRAARVYLETLFHHC
- the hisIE gene encoding bifunctional phosphoribosyl-AMP cyclohydrolase/phosphoribosyl-ATP diphosphatase HisIE, whose protein sequence is MSFIDSLSPQNVIPVEEIRYDERGLVPAIVQDYLDGTVLMMAWMNRESLQKTLDTGETWFWSRSRQEFWHKGGTSGHTQKVQSIRYDCDSDALLVGVEQIGDIACHTGERSCFHQVEGKIVAPPGDTLSQVFQVICDRRNHPTESSYTSKLFAGGDNKILKKIGEESAEVVMACKDDDQEAIAGEVADLLYHTLVALAHHQVDIKAVYRKLQERRR
- a CDS encoding ChaB family protein produces the protein MLYKSNEDLPLEVRAQLSQSHQDLYRAAFNSAIHWYGEVSKAHHVASSAVRMQSAMDRTVVLQG
- the hemL gene encoding glutamate-1-semialdehyde 2,1-aminomutase translates to MVNTTIKTTKSQEIFAAAQNLMPGGVSSPVRAFKSVGGQPIVFDHVKGAYIWDVDGNQYIDYVGTWGPAICGHAHPDVIGALHDALEKGTSFGAPSFLENVLAEMVIAAVPSIEMVRFVNSGTEACMAVLRLMRAFTNREKVIKFEGCYHGHADMFLVKAGSGVATLGLPDSPGVPKSATSSTLTAPYNDLEAVKALFEENRDQIAGVILEPVVGNAGFITPDAGFLEGLRELTHEHGALLVFDEVMTGFRIAYGGAQEKFGVTPDLTTLGKVIGGGLPVGAYGGRRDIMSMIAPAGPVYQAGTLSGNPLAMTAGIKTLELLQKPGAYEYLERITKKLADGLLQVALETGHAACGGHISAMFGLFFTSGPVHNYEDAKNSDTAKFGRFHRGMLERGVYLAPSQFEAGFTSLAHTDEDIDQTIAIAREVLSSI
- a CDS encoding metallothionein, with amino-acid sequence MTTVTQMKCACPSCLCIISVEDAINKEGKYYCSEGCAEGHKTIKGCNHNGCGC
- a CDS encoding serine/threonine-protein kinase, translating into MSYCINPTCPNPENVAFSQKCEACGSPLLLRDRYRVLKPLGQGGFGATFLAHDQILPGEPSCVIKQLRPSGTAPHILQMARELFEREAKTLGTIGNHPQVPRLLDYFEEQEQFYLVQEYISGSTLQQEVKLNGTLSEPGVKQFLSEILPLLQYIHEHKVIHRDIKPANLIRRSQDARMVLIDFGAVKNQVSQAITNQSANTALTAYAIGTPGFAPPEQMAMRPVYASDIYALGITCVYLLTSKTPKDLDYNPTTGEVMWEHLVQASDHLIGVLRKMLEVSVRSRYQSATDVLKALEIEPYLESLAQGLLVKSEKEQTSQRPENSAVLSSSSPVAATSVGGVAQVAAAIRARRAKDAAAKLAILPNSNSNGNGLPTQQSKAGRRLDSQTLMKAYLKGRRDFALHNLNFLNLQGVDLSETNFHSAQLQSANLQGANLHNSDFGRASLTRANLKDANLNKAYFNHADLEGADLRGADLSHAYLSNANLRGTNLCGANLTGAKITDEQLALAKTNWMTIRPNGKRGLL
- a CDS encoding FHA domain-containing protein yields the protein MTVQLQDKEIERRLSLYQIFISLYERHSNLLNEILQLDNIAQSSLASPKFYYVQGVVNKSTICIVTNLCENQTQTLQQSQHIWTIGRDRHNGICTYDKLLSRHHAAIKYVENQGFLLIDFQSTNGSFVNGEPVYQPIILKDGDRVRLGSLTFDFFLNNNCRMLPALAGDLLKQIMLQKQNDSHENSDNTLQIPIDSKYIENLKYGEYDLSSEQKSDILDQFFQRQA
- a CDS encoding polysaccharide pyruvyl transferase family protein translates to MTIYTNHQLKEYLHKSLGQMESFESCAFLDYPAYPNIGDHLIWLGGVFYLTKVKGVKIKYASSVGDFSPTTLKEKAKNSPIVLTGGGNLGDLWPDYQNFREYIISTYRDRPIVILPQSIYFRDSANLKKAADIFNGHPNLTLFTRDERSYKLASEAFDKCHIFKAPDMAFQMTDLPSIHDIVTPKSSILYLCRQDKELNQEFTENMWEIPNLQIDDWASYQWKVGHPNNLLMRYGSALFREGWQKGLANPSDWLSRQKWQYLHPYTNIFQELYNPKMHQYSWSLMHSGIYQLQQHKLVITNRLHGHILSTLLKIPHIFFPNSYYKNESFYQAWTKQIPFCKFVKDTSQIKNSIQQVLESSERGGIQQEKVEI